In the Dolichospermum flos-aquae CCAP 1403/13F genome, ATTTTCGTTCCCATTTTTTCCACTGCTTCCCATTCCGGTAAAGCGTCTTCATAAACTTGGGTAATGGAAGAACCAGGTAAAATATCGTGAAACTGGTTAAATAAAACTTTTTTCCACGCGGTTTCTATTTCCGTTTTCGGAAATTTCGCACCACAAAGGATATTTGCTAAAGTTGCGAATAACTCAGCACTATATAATAGATGTTCAGATTTGCGATTCCAACGTTTTTGGTCTGCGTGGGTAGTATAACATCCGCGGTGGAATTCTAAATAAAGTTCGTTTTCCCAAACTGGTAAATTTTGATTTTCAGATTTTATGAATTGAAGATATTTTTCCGCAGTTGTAAATTCTAACTTGGGGAAAATTGGGGAATGTTCCCAACGTCTTCCAGTCTCCAGCATATCACGGGTTGGACCACCACCATGATCACCAACACCAGGAAGCCAAAGGGAATCTTGTAAACCTGTTTGAGTTTTCCACTCACAAGCGTACTTGGCCATTTTTACAGGTTCGATGGTTTCGCCGATAGGTGCGGACATGAAACTTAATGTTTGACTACCATCGAGCGATCGCCACCAAAATAAGTCATAATCAAATTTAGTTGTATCATTCCAGCGGAGTTTTTGCGTCACAAAGAATTCAATTCCCGCATTTGCTAAAAATTGGGGTAATGTCGCACAAAAACCAAAGGTATCGGGAACCCAAACTACAGAAGATGTTTTTCCGAACTTCTGCAAAAAATACCTTTGTCCATATAATAACTGACGAACTATAGACTCACCAGCAATTAAATTTAAATCCGGTTCTACCCAAAAACCTCCCAAAACTTCCCATTTTCCGGCTTTAACTTGGTTTTGAATTTCTCTAAACAAGTCGGGACGATTTTCTTCTACCCAAGCATACAACGCCGGTGTGGTATGACAGAAAATCAATTCAGAAAAATCTTTTTGGAGTTGTAAAACTGACTCAAAAGTATTTTGTGCTGCTTTCCAAGTTTCTGCTACAGGCCATAACCATGCTAAATCTAAATGGGCATGACCTAATAAATTGATTTTATATTTTTGGGCGTTGATAAATTCGGATAAACCCACATAGGTTTCTCGCAAATTCACCAAATATGTTTTCCAATCTTGATTTTCTGCGTCTTTAAGATTTGTAACTTTCTCAACTTCCCCAGCTAAATTTGGAATTTTTTCTGGTGCGAAGTTTTGGATAAGAATTTCCGTAACTGCTAATTCATCAGCAATAAAACCAGCATCAGGATGATTGTAATCTGTTGATTCATAAATTGCAAGCGATCGCATCAACGCCCCATCACAATGTCCCGGACTCACCAACCGCAAAGCTATGGTAAACTCTTCCCCAGGAGTTACACTAGAACTGAGTAATACTCGCGGTGAAGAATCAAACAAATCTCCCGTCAATACTAACTTACCATTAACATATACTTCCGCTAAATCTGCCCACCATACCAAAGCCACGCGCAAAGACAAACCCGTTAAGGGAAAGTTGTGTAAATTCTCAGGAACAGAAAATTTTTGTCCTAACCATAATACCTGTTTTCCCCCTTTCCAGAAAATATGATCTTTTTCATTTAGCTCAACAGGTTGCCAATCAGTTAAACTAAATGGGATAAAATCAGTAACTACCTCGTCAGTTTCCTGATATCTCCAGGTGGACTGGATATCAACTTGACAACAAGAACGCAAATTTTCAATTGCTGTGGATATAGATTTGGTATTTAATGAGGATACAGGAAGATTCATATTGCCAATAAAATAATATAAATAATTGACACTGACGAAAATTTACAACTTGCTGGGAGTTTCATAACCTCACCCTACAACTTACACATAATTACCTACCATGTCTTCCGATTCTTCAAACCGCTATCAAAGCAAACTCTTTAACTTTGTCTACCAGCATTCTCGACGGTTGACACAAAAATGGGAAAACACCGTCAAAAATTTGCAAGTTGCTACTGGGTTGGGTGTAGGTTCTCTACTTTATCCACTTTACCAATTATGGCAACAAAATGGAACAGCAAAACAATTACATTCATCAAATCCCCCCTCTAGTGACGCACCAATTCAAATTATATTAGATGTTGTCAAAAATCTTCCTCCTGGAGATGCTGATTTACCAACTTCCCCAAAAACAAATCCCTTCACATTTTTAGGATCTTTGTGGGAGAAAATTTTTCCCAAGCCGAATTTTCCAACTTCAGAAAATACTCTCCAACAGCATATACCCACGGTACAGGGAATTGCTATAGAATTACAAACCCGAAACTTGGTCTTAGTCAGTGCTGATAATCGGATTTTCGATGTTTTCACACCGCAGCAAAACGTCAAATTAGCCGATAGAATTAATAGCGAAATTAGCGAATATCGGTATTCTTTACAATTAATTGCTTACCAGCAAAAAGAATTATTGCCCAAAATTGATCATCTGCTGAATAAGCTAACTGACGAAGATTCTATCATAGCACGAAAATCTCTATTAAATCCCATTAAACTTTTTGGATTTCTCGATCAATTAATTGCTAATTTAGAAACTACGACTTTAGTTCCTGTCCAAAAACATAGCCAGGAAATTGTCAATCATTTCCAAAATCAGGTTAATGGATTAGCAGTTAATCACGATGATTTAAAATCTCCGCAACTACAAATTTCTGATTTAATAGCAGCCGCGATAAATTACTTTTTTGGAGGTAGAAATAATTATCAACTTGACTCAAATTCTTCTCCAGAAAAATTCCAAAATAAATCTGATTTTAAAAAGGTTTTATCATCAAATAATCAGTTAGATTCTCGTGATTCTTTAGGAGATAATTGGTTGACATGGAATGATTTATTTGGTGAAACAAATACCAAACTTGAGGAATCAGTACAGCAACCTCAAGCAAAAAGAGAATTCCCTGAGATTCACCGCAAAATAGGTCAGCAAGCAACCGAACCCAAAAATGAGGAATTTCCAGAAATAGATAGTCAAACCAGCCAAGGATTTAATTTTAAGCCTGACTGGATTGATATTTCTGCCACATCATTAGGTTATGAAAAACACCCATTAGAACAAATTCTGGAATGGTTAGATCAGTCTATATTATGGATAGAACAGATATTCACAAATATGATTTATTTCTTTAGAGGTTTATTGTTAGGGAGATAATTGAAAAACAAGAAAAACTAGATCCCCGACTTCTTTGAGAAGTCGGGGATCTGAAATCTAAAATCTGTTAAAATTCCAGAATTACTGGTGTATGATCACTAGGTTGAACTAACTTCCGGGGTTCAATATCAATAGTGCAACTTTGGGCGCGTTCATACAAAGTTGGTGTAAGATAATGATGATCTATTCGCCAACCTAAATTACGCTTAAAAGCAGCAGTCCGATAATCCCACCAACTATAATTTTCTCCTGCGTTGTTAAATTTACGAAAAGCATCTCCAAAACCTAAACTGAGAACATCTCGTAACGCTTGACGTTCTAATTCAGATGCCATAATGTGATTATCTATCTTTACCTTATCATTAATATCTATATCTTCTAAGGCAATATTAAAATCACCACACATAGAAATAGCAGGATTTGATAATAGTAAAGTCTGTAAATATTCCTTGAGAATTTTTAACCAGCCTAACTTATATTCATACTTGTCGCTACCGATAGCTGAACCATTGGGAACATAAAGATTAACAATTCTTACTCCTTCAATTATACCAGAAATTACCCGTTTTTGTTCATCCCATGCTGATGCTATTTCTGGCAAAATAGCACCAAAACCCACATTTACATCTGTCAAAGGTTGACGACTAATTAAAGCCACACCATTATAAGATTTTTGCCCGGAAATATACGGATAATAGCCTAAATTTTCAAACGCAAGATTAGGAAAGTCCTTGTCTATGACTTTGGTTTCTTGTAAACACAAAACATCAACCGGATTTTCTGTTAACCAATTGATAACCTGTTCTAAACGTGTCCGCACAGAATTCACATTCCAAGTAGCAATTTTCATGAGTTAATTATTAAAACGACTGCAAAATAATGGTAAAGTGATTGTCTCATGAAAATTATATATTTATGATCCCTAAGATAGATGAATAAGGACTATACTAGTTTATAGTTTGATAATGTTCTCACAGGTTTTCATTGTTTTGATCAAAGAATCAGCTTGGATAAATACCCCATAAAGCTGGTTAATTTAGCATTTATTCATAGGTTTTTACCACCAATTTCTCTAAATCTGAGAATTGCGAATGGGGGAATAAAAAACTATAAAAAATGAATGTTACTAAATAAACCATAAATTTAGAATTTTCAATTGTTTAATGGTGATGTCGAGATCAATCATAACATTGCCAGGGTTTAATTTTTTTAAAGGAGGACATTGTATGAGTATCATAGTTAACACCTGCCCCTGCTGTGGTGGTTCGGTTCTGCGTCATGTCCGTCATCATGAGGTTTATTGGTTTTGTCTTTCCTGTAGACAAGAAGTACCAGTTTTAAATACAAGTAGTGGATCTAATCTACTATCTAAGTTGGAAACCCGTAATCAAGAAGTTTTACCCCAAACGGCTTTGAGTTCTTGAATTTTTGAACATGGGGAATAGAAAACTCATCAGCATAAATTTAGGTAAAAGCAGGAATTGCTAATTTTAAATACAAAATATATGCCGATGTCATTAAGTATGGTATAAAAGCGTATTTAATAGATTTTGATAGCGTGGTTTAAGTCATACTTCTTTTTTATGGGTGAAAAATTTTGTTAGCAGCACTACTCTACGGACAAGAGGATTTACGCCTAGAACAAGTTCCTGACCCGACTCCCGAAGCCGGCGAGGTGGTGATTCAGGTGGAAGCAGCCACTACTTGTGGGACAGATTTGAAGGTATGGCGACGTGGTGGCCATGCTAAAATGTTGACACCGCCGACACTGTTTGGTCATGAAGGTGCGGGACGGATTGTCGCTGTCGGCGCTGGGGTGACGAATTGGCGGGTAGGCGATCGCGTGGTAGCAAATAATTCTGCTCCCTGCATGAAATGTTTATTTTGTCAACGCCAAGAATATTCTTTATGTCCCCATTTAACTTGGAATAATGGGACATTTGCGGAATATCTGAAAATTTCTGCTCCTATAGTTGAGCATAATTTATTACTAGTTCCTAAGCATTTGCCCTTAGTATTAGCGGCGATGACTGAACCGCTGGCTTGTGTATTACATGGTATCAGCCGTTCTGGTGTCAAACCCCATGATAAAGTAGTGGTTTTGGGTGATGGCGCAATTGGCTTGATGTTTGTGGCAGTATTAGCGAAATATACTGAGGTGATATTGTGGGGTGGGAATAATCAACGGTTAGAAATTGGTGAAAAGTTCGGTGCAGCAAAGACTTTTAATTATCATCAAGTTACGGATATTGCCAACACAGTTAGGGAATTAACCGCTGGTTGGGGTGCAGATGTGGTTATAGAAGCTACTGGTGTACCGAGTGTTTGGGAAACGGCGATCGCTTGCGGTCGTCCTGGTGCAACTATCAATTTATTTGGTGGTTGTCCAAGAGATACCACAATTTCTGTCAATACCGAACAATTGCACTATAGTGAACTTACTCTCAAAGGCGTATTTCACAATACACCAGAATATGTGAAAGCAGCCTTATCGCTCATCGCTAGTGGTACAATTCCTTTTGACTTACTTATTAGTGAACACCGATCTTTACAGGATTTAGAACAGGTATTCATGGATATGAAGGCACGGAAAGTAATTAAAGTAGCGATGTATAACTAAAAAAATAGCTATTTCGTAGTTCATGCTTCTAGCTAGTACAGCTTGGCGTAAAAGTTACACTTTACCAATATATTAGAAGCATCTAGCCCAGGAAGGTTGCAATTTTTCCCCAGAATAGTTTATTATCC is a window encoding:
- a CDS encoding alpha-mannosidase, encoding MNLPVSSLNTKSISTAIENLRSCCQVDIQSTWRYQETDEVVTDFIPFSLTDWQPVELNEKDHIFWKGGKQVLWLGQKFSVPENLHNFPLTGLSLRVALVWWADLAEVYVNGKLVLTGDLFDSSPRVLLSSSVTPGEEFTIALRLVSPGHCDGALMRSLAIYESTDYNHPDAGFIADELAVTEILIQNFAPEKIPNLAGEVEKVTNLKDAENQDWKTYLVNLRETYVGLSEFINAQKYKINLLGHAHLDLAWLWPVAETWKAAQNTFESVLQLQKDFSELIFCHTTPALYAWVEENRPDLFREIQNQVKAGKWEVLGGFWVEPDLNLIAGESIVRQLLYGQRYFLQKFGKTSSVVWVPDTFGFCATLPQFLANAGIEFFVTQKLRWNDTTKFDYDLFWWRSLDGSQTLSFMSAPIGETIEPVKMAKYACEWKTQTGLQDSLWLPGVGDHGGGPTRDMLETGRRWEHSPIFPKLEFTTAEKYLQFIKSENQNLPVWENELYLEFHRGCYTTHADQKRWNRKSEHLLYSAELFATLANILCGAKFPKTEIETAWKKVLFNQFHDILPGSSITQVYEDALPEWEAVEKMGTKILEESLIGITSKINIPQPPNSESIPIIIFNSLNWERAEVVTVDLSKIITPNYPTWKVADIEGKEILSQNCENSTLLFFATIPSIGYSIFWISPSSPQPKIFPKNWILENEYLQIQVNPETGDLTSVFDKIKQREILTGAGNQLQAFTDSGQYWDAWNIDPNYNTKPLPPTELKSIQWQEYGEIHQRLRVVRQLGKSEFCQDYILELGSPILKITNTVNWQENQVLVKTAFPLNLQAEFATYEIPCGAIRRPTNPQTPAQKAKWEVPALHWADLTTDTEVGKYGVSLLNDCKYGYDAQPSQLRLTLLRSSHWPDSQADRGIHEFTYSLYPHLGSWEEAETVKRGYELNVPFEVLVNPDNYQCNSDGCQSQSFLYLSADNLILMALKPSEDDSDKFILRFYECHGKTANLSLQSEVLSLGEPVDLLENCIKPEENIQPWKIVTFQATLINCSQDLAKDKCLPFSL
- the xth gene encoding exodeoxyribonuclease III, with product MKIATWNVNSVRTRLEQVINWLTENPVDVLCLQETKVIDKDFPNLAFENLGYYPYISGQKSYNGVALISRQPLTDVNVGFGAILPEIASAWDEQKRVISGIIEGVRIVNLYVPNGSAIGSDKYEYKLGWLKILKEYLQTLLLSNPAISMCGDFNIALEDIDINDKVKIDNHIMASELERQALRDVLSLGFGDAFRKFNNAGENYSWWDYRTAAFKRNLGWRIDHHYLTPTLYERAQSCTIDIEPRKLVQPSDHTPVILEF
- a CDS encoding zinc-dependent alcohol dehydrogenase, with translation MLAALLYGQEDLRLEQVPDPTPEAGEVVIQVEAATTCGTDLKVWRRGGHAKMLTPPTLFGHEGAGRIVAVGAGVTNWRVGDRVVANNSAPCMKCLFCQRQEYSLCPHLTWNNGTFAEYLKISAPIVEHNLLLVPKHLPLVLAAMTEPLACVLHGISRSGVKPHDKVVVLGDGAIGLMFVAVLAKYTEVILWGGNNQRLEIGEKFGAAKTFNYHQVTDIANTVRELTAGWGADVVIEATGVPSVWETAIACGRPGATINLFGGCPRDTTISVNTEQLHYSELTLKGVFHNTPEYVKAALSLIASGTIPFDLLISEHRSLQDLEQVFMDMKARKVIKVAMYN